GGATGTTCATTGGAGAAGAGCCGCTGGAGCAGTACCTGGAGCGCAGTGGGCTGAAGGCGGCGGTAGAGCTCAAGAAGTGGCTGGAGCAGTTGGACTTCAGCGCGCTGGAGCAAGGTTACAAGCCGGGAGGCCGGCCGCCGATGCACCCGCGGGTGCTGCTGGGGCTGATTGTGTATGGCATCCACCTGAAGCAGTGGTCGCTGAGGGAGTTGGAGCAGTTGGCGGTGAGGGACGTGGGGGCGTGGTGGGTGTGTAATGGGCTGCAGCCGGACCACAGCACGCTGGGCAAGTTCCTGGTGCGGCACGAGGCGGTGCTCAGCGAGCAGTGGTTC
The DNA window shown above is from Hyalangium gracile and carries:
- a CDS encoding transposase, which codes for MFIGEEPLEQYLERSGLKAAVELKKWLEQLDFSALEQGYKPGGRPPMHPRVLLGLIVYGIHLKQWSLRELEQLAVRDVGAWWVCNGLQPDHSTLGKFLVRHEAVLSEQWF